One genomic window of Pirellulales bacterium includes the following:
- a CDS encoding SGNH/GDSL hydrolase family protein, with protein sequence MLKQLLISAVFCLLLQVTPVPAAIISLGDSLSDTGNFRAATNGFVPPAPPYFPGRFSSGPVWIEHLARAIGQSAPTPSLTGGTNYAYGGARIAGSSPFGAPDLQTQATRYLAVHSPQPGDLFTVWGGANDLFFAADNPTAGITPSSVVEALGDVLERLALAGAREFIVPNLPPLGLTPSYRTTPLSGVLDAAAAEFNAMLPGALGVLATRYNAQFYLLDVQGLFDDVLADPAAFGFVNTTDSATLLDPNFGLAYELVTPDPDSYVFFDGVHPTGRVHTILGAQAALLVPEPGYLLMLILASSIYFYTQTHN encoded by the coding sequence ATGCTTAAACAGCTTCTGATTTCTGCGGTATTTTGCCTACTCTTGCAGGTTACTCCCGTCCCCGCCGCGATTATCTCCTTGGGAGATAGTCTGTCGGATACCGGCAATTTTCGCGCGGCCACCAATGGCTTTGTTCCCCCCGCCCCCCCGTACTTTCCGGGACGATTTAGCAGCGGGCCGGTTTGGATCGAGCATTTGGCCCGCGCCATCGGCCAGTCGGCACCCACGCCCAGCCTGACTGGCGGGACAAATTATGCCTACGGCGGCGCGCGTATCGCGGGAAGTTCTCCCTTTGGCGCGCCGGATCTGCAAACCCAGGCCACGCGGTACTTGGCAGTGCATTCGCCCCAGCCCGGCGATCTGTTCACTGTCTGGGGCGGGGCCAATGACCTGTTCTTTGCGGCGGATAATCCCACGGCCGGCATTACACCTAGCAGTGTGGTTGAGGCACTCGGCGATGTGCTGGAGCGTTTGGCACTGGCTGGCGCACGGGAATTCATCGTCCCCAATTTGCCCCCGCTAGGGCTGACGCCCAGCTATCGCACCACCCCGCTCTCCGGCGTCCTGGATGCGGCTGCGGCTGAGTTTAACGCCATGTTACCCGGTGCACTGGGCGTGCTGGCCACACGCTACAATGCGCAATTTTACTTATTGGATGTGCAGGGATTGTTTGATGATGTCCTCGCCGATCCCGCGGCATTCGGCTTTGTCAATACGACCGATTCGGCGACATTACTGGACCCCAACTTTGGCCTGGCCTACGAGTTGGTCACGCCCGACCCCGACAGTTACGTCTTTTTTGATGGCGTGCATCCCACGGGCCGCGTCCACACGATCCTAGGTGCCCAGGCGGCCTTGCTGGTGCCGGAACCGGGATATTTACTAATGTTAATCTTGGCGAGTAGCATATACTTTTATACACAAACACATAATTAA
- a CDS encoding type II toxin-antitoxin system HicB family antitoxin, with protein MSKEFHVVIERDEEGFFIASVPALPGCHTQAQSLDELIERIREAICLYQDSEEYSGVGLEFVGVQRVTVAS; from the coding sequence ATGAGCAAAGAATTTCATGTGGTAATTGAGCGCGACGAAGAGGGATTCTTCATCGCCTCGGTTCCCGCTTTACCCGGCTGCCATACCCAAGCCCAATCCCTGGATGAACTGATCGAGCGGATTCGCGAGGCGATCTGCTTATATCAAGACAGCGAGGAATATTCTGGTGTAGGACTGGAATTTGTGGGCGTGCAACGCGTAACGGTTGCATCATGA
- a CDS encoding pyruvate carboxylase: MPTIRKLLVANRSEIAIRVFRTAHELGIRTVAIYSHEDRYALHRFKADESYLIGKAGEPIRAYLDIPGIMAICKAHQIDAIHPGYGFLSENPELRRACDANGIIFVGPKLESLQKLGDKTAARDIARLANVPILAGSSSPVKDLAEATQLADGLGYPIMLKAAHGGGGRGMRIVQTAAELAPQLESAQREANAAFGSGDVFLEKFVARARHIEVQIMGDAHGNLVHLWERDCTLQRRHQKVVEIAPAPNLDSNLRKQLCDAALAIGRAVKYQNAGTVEFLVDADTNQFYFIEVNPRIQVEHTVTEEVTGLDIVRTQILVAQGLKLSDPAIGLGNQGAIQTSGFCIQCRVTTEDPENRFVPDYGRMTAYRSASGLGIRLDAGTAFSGALVTPYYDSLLVKVCARGRTLEESARRMERCLQEFRVRGVKTNVPFLVNLILNPKFLAGQCTTRFIDETPELFQFTSRKDRATKLLQFLGEVIVNGNSLVKDRPRATFRDPARLPTYDATVTPASGTRDQLKKLGPAKFAAWVRQQDQVFVTDTTMRDAHQSLLATRMRTYDMLQIADAYARMAPQLFSLEMWGGATFDTSMRFLKECPWQRLAQLREKIPNILFQMLLRASNAVGYTNYPDNVVDVFIRECVQAGMDVFRIFDPLNWVPNMRVAMEGVLRHGGICEAAICYTGDILDPARPKYNLKYYVELAKELEKMGAHFLAIKDMAGLCKPYAAKQLVAALKQEIGIPIHFHTHDTSGISGASLLQAADAGVDVIDGALAPFSGLTSQPNLNALVEALRHTPRSTTVDHEQLRRLAHYWQDVRQYYVPFESDMRASDADLYLHEMPGGQFTNLQEQARALGLSNRWEEVCQAYAEVNQLVGDIVKVTPTSKSVGDLALFLVTNNLTCADLLRSDREFAFPESVIDLVGGRMGQPPGGFPPQVMQRILRDTPAMTGRPGESLPPADLAAAAEKLQPILGRAPTSQETITYVLYPRVYQDFCQHVLKYADTSTLPTPYFLYGQQTGEELTLEIERGKTLIVRFLTVSEPHADGSRTVFFELNGQPRSVTVIDKSLEGEITKRPKADPNNPKQIAAPMPGLVVLVAAKPGDQVAKGQKLITLEAMKMETTLYAEQEGRIAEMLVKPGTPVEAGELLAVLE; encoded by the coding sequence ATGCCCACTATTCGCAAACTGCTGGTTGCCAATCGTAGCGAGATCGCCATTCGCGTCTTTCGCACCGCCCACGAGCTGGGCATTCGGACGGTGGCTATTTATTCCCACGAGGATCGCTACGCGCTGCATCGTTTCAAGGCCGATGAATCGTACTTAATCGGCAAGGCGGGGGAGCCGATCCGCGCCTACCTGGACATACCGGGAATCATGGCGATCTGCAAAGCGCACCAGATCGACGCCATTCACCCCGGTTATGGTTTCCTCAGCGAAAATCCCGAATTGCGCCGCGCTTGCGACGCCAATGGCATTATCTTTGTCGGACCCAAGCTGGAGTCCCTGCAAAAGCTGGGGGACAAAACCGCCGCGCGGGATATTGCCCGCCTGGCCAACGTGCCGATCCTAGCTGGCAGTTCTTCCCCGGTTAAGGACCTGGCCGAAGCAACCCAACTGGCCGACGGGCTGGGCTACCCCATCATGTTAAAGGCGGCGCATGGCGGCGGCGGGCGCGGCATGCGGATCGTGCAGACCGCCGCGGAACTGGCTCCGCAACTTGAAAGCGCCCAACGCGAGGCAAACGCCGCGTTTGGCAGCGGGGATGTCTTTTTGGAAAAGTTTGTCGCCCGGGCACGACACATCGAAGTCCAAATCATGGGGGATGCGCACGGCAATCTGGTGCACCTTTGGGAACGGGATTGCACGCTGCAGCGGCGGCATCAAAAGGTGGTCGAAATCGCCCCCGCCCCCAATCTGGATTCAAACCTGCGGAAGCAACTATGCGACGCCGCGCTGGCGATTGGCCGGGCGGTAAAATATCAAAACGCGGGAACGGTGGAATTCCTGGTCGATGCCGACACTAATCAGTTTTACTTTATCGAGGTCAATCCCCGCATTCAGGTGGAACATACCGTGACCGAGGAAGTGACCGGCCTGGATATTGTCCGCACGCAAATCTTGGTAGCGCAGGGGCTAAAACTATCCGATCCCGCGATTGGCCTGGGGAATCAGGGAGCCATACAGACTAGCGGTTTTTGCATTCAATGCCGCGTCACGACCGAAGATCCCGAAAACCGGTTTGTGCCGGATTATGGCCGAATGACTGCTTATCGTTCCGCTAGCGGGTTGGGCATTCGCCTGGACGCCGGGACGGCGTTTAGCGGCGCACTTGTGACTCCTTATTATGATTCGCTCTTGGTCAAGGTCTGCGCCCGGGGCCGCACTCTTGAGGAATCCGCCCGCCGAATGGAACGCTGTCTGCAAGAATTTCGCGTCCGGGGCGTAAAAACCAATGTGCCATTCCTAGTCAATCTGATCCTGAATCCCAAATTTTTAGCTGGCCAGTGCACCACCCGGTTTATCGACGAAACCCCCGAACTGTTTCAGTTTACTTCCCGCAAGGACCGCGCGACCAAACTCCTACAGTTTCTGGGCGAGGTGATCGTCAATGGCAACAGCCTGGTCAAGGACCGTCCCCGGGCGACCTTTCGCGATCCCGCGCGCTTGCCGACATACGACGCCACGGTTACTCCCGCGTCAGGGACCCGTGATCAACTAAAAAAGCTGGGCCCGGCCAAATTCGCCGCCTGGGTGCGCCAGCAGGACCAGGTCTTTGTCACTGATACCACCATGCGCGATGCGCATCAGTCGCTCTTAGCCACGCGCATGCGGACCTATGACATGCTGCAAATCGCCGACGCGTATGCCCGCATGGCCCCGCAACTCTTTTCCCTGGAAATGTGGGGAGGAGCGACCTTTGACACCAGTATGCGGTTCCTCAAGGAATGTCCCTGGCAGCGGCTGGCGCAATTACGCGAAAAAATCCCCAACATTCTCTTTCAGATGCTCCTGCGCGCCAGCAACGCCGTGGGCTACACCAATTATCCCGACAACGTCGTGGATGTCTTTATCCGCGAATGCGTCCAGGCGGGCATGGACGTGTTTCGCATCTTCGACCCGCTTAACTGGGTCCCTAACATGCGCGTGGCCATGGAAGGAGTCCTACGCCACGGCGGTATCTGCGAAGCGGCGATCTGCTACACCGGCGATATTCTCGATCCCGCCCGGCCCAAGTATAACCTCAAGTACTATGTCGAATTGGCCAAGGAACTAGAAAAAATGGGGGCTCACTTTTTGGCCATCAAGGACATGGCGGGCCTGTGCAAACCCTACGCCGCGAAACAACTGGTCGCAGCACTCAAGCAAGAAATCGGCATCCCCATCCATTTCCATACGCACGACACCAGCGGCATAAGCGGAGCCAGTTTGCTGCAGGCGGCCGACGCCGGAGTGGATGTCATTGACGGAGCGCTAGCCCCGTTTAGCGGTTTGACATCCCAACCCAACCTGAACGCCCTGGTCGAGGCCCTGCGCCACACGCCCCGCTCCACCACCGTTGACCACGAACAACTTCGCCGCCTGGCCCACTATTGGCAGGATGTGCGGCAGTATTACGTCCCCTTTGAAAGCGATATGCGGGCCAGCGACGCCGACTTGTACCTGCACGAAATGCCCGGCGGTCAATTTACCAACCTGCAGGAGCAAGCCCGCGCGCTTGGATTGTCCAACCGCTGGGAAGAAGTCTGCCAAGCCTATGCCGAGGTTAACCAGCTTGTGGGCGACATCGTCAAAGTCACGCCCACGAGTAAATCAGTGGGTGATTTGGCCCTATTTTTGGTGACAAACAATCTGACGTGCGCGGATTTGCTGCGATCCGACCGCGAATTTGCCTTTCCCGAGTCGGTGATTGACCTAGTCGGGGGACGCATGGGCCAGCCGCCGGGTGGCTTTCCGCCGCAGGTGATGCAACGGATTTTGCGAGACACGCCCGCGATGACGGGCCGCCCGGGGGAATCGCTGCCGCCAGCCGACCTGGCCGCTGCGGCGGAAAAACTGCAACCGATTCTGGGCCGCGCGCCAACTAGCCAAGAAACGATCACCTATGTGCTGTATCCGCGGGTGTATCAAGATTTTTGCCAGCACGTACTAAAATATGCCGACACCAGCACACTACCCACGCCGTATTTTTTGTATGGGCAGCAAACCGGCGAAGAGCTAACGCTAGAAATCGAGCGGGGCAAAACACTGATTGTGCGGTTTTTGACCGTGAGCGAGCCACACGCCGATGGCAGCCGGACGGTCTTTTTTGAGCTGAACGGCCAACCGCGCAGTGTGACCGTCATCGATAAATCCCTGGAGGGGGAAATCACCAAGCGGCCGAAGGCCGATCCCAATAACCCTAAGCAAATCGCCGCCCCCATGCCGGGGCTGGTGGTCTTGGTCGCGGCCAAGCCGGGGGATCAGGTGGCCAAGGGGCAAAAGCTGATCACGCTGGAGGCGATGAAGATGGAAACGACACTGTACGCGGAACAGGAAGGACGCATCGCCGAGATGCTGGTCAAACCAGGAACGCCGGTCGAAGCGGGGGAACTGCTGGCGGTGCTGGAGTAG
- the tsaB gene encoding tRNA (adenosine(37)-N6)-threonylcarbamoyltransferase complex dimerization subunit type 1 TsaB, whose translation MSLRTLAVETSHPPGSIACLVGDQVQDSLVLPLRPPSGITLAPAIDRLLQQLGWRSASLDLLAVATGPGSFTGLRIGVTLAKTLAYGLRIPVLGVLTTDAIATQVADHLKQSGKSDSSAISVAIDALRQQVFQATYHLSGSAWAILGNEKEPQLLSIAAWLDHLSPGTVAAGSVLSRPDVVLPNGITPAPAETWLPSATTIGKLVVARHARGETEDPFQLLPLYMRPSYAEEARR comes from the coding sequence ATGTCGCTTCGCACCCTTGCAGTAGAAACTTCCCATCCTCCCGGTTCGATCGCCTGTCTGGTCGGAGATCAGGTCCAAGATTCGTTGGTGTTACCATTGCGGCCTCCTAGCGGGATAACCCTGGCTCCGGCGATTGATCGATTGCTACAACAACTCGGCTGGCGATCCGCTAGTCTGGATTTGCTGGCCGTTGCCACGGGACCGGGGTCGTTTACGGGTTTGCGGATTGGAGTGACCCTGGCCAAGACGCTGGCCTATGGATTGCGCATTCCCGTGCTGGGGGTGTTAACCACTGACGCCATTGCGACGCAAGTGGCTGACCATTTGAAACAGTCAGGCAAATCAGACTCTTCCGCCATCTCCGTGGCAATTGACGCCCTGCGGCAACAAGTTTTTCAGGCAACTTATCATTTATCCGGTAGCGCATGGGCAATCCTTGGCAATGAAAAAGAGCCGCAACTGCTATCGATTGCAGCTTGGCTGGATCATTTATCCCCGGGAACGGTGGCGGCAGGGTCGGTTCTGTCACGCCCCGATGTGGTGTTACCGAATGGGATAACCCCGGCTCCCGCGGAGACCTGGCTCCCCTCCGCAACAACCATCGGCAAACTAGTGGTGGCCCGACATGCGCGTGGCGAAACCGAAGATCCCTTCCAACTCTTACCGCTCTATATGCGGCCCAGTTACGCGGAAGAAGCCCGGCGGTAG
- a CDS encoding linear amide C-N hydrolase — protein sequence MRSLLFYFVLISGIAFSDSLARSCSRVLWNDNGRITLVGRNMDWFEDLKSNIWQLPRGMRRNGLTPQNPLAWTSKYGSVVITAYDSATADGINEAGLAAHMLYLPETKTAPRDEKIPGLSISLWLQYYLDNFATVTEAVDSFEKQPYQLQMAVEPGSGKAGTIHIALNDGTGDSAILECIDGKIVIYHSREYVVMTNQPTFDKQLENLRQYRGFGGEKRLPGTHEPADRFVRGAYYVKNLPRPQTDREAIAALLSVMRNVSAPFGIADPERPNVSTTIWRTITDLDHRVLYFDSVLSPQIFWISLGKLDFSAGQPVRKLTVVDNYDLQGEVSGQFVPAPMFEFLCPE from the coding sequence ATGCGCTCGCTACTTTTTTATTTTGTGTTGATATCCGGCATTGCTTTTAGTGATTCGCTCGCGCGGTCATGTTCGCGGGTGTTATGGAATGACAATGGTCGGATCACGTTGGTGGGACGCAACATGGATTGGTTTGAGGACTTAAAAAGCAATATCTGGCAGCTTCCGCGGGGAATGCGGCGGAACGGTCTTACACCCCAAAATCCGCTTGCCTGGACCAGCAAATATGGCAGCGTGGTGATCACGGCCTATGACTCGGCGACGGCCGATGGTATCAACGAAGCCGGCTTGGCCGCCCATATGTTGTATTTGCCCGAGACCAAAACCGCCCCCCGGGACGAAAAAATCCCGGGCCTGTCCATTAGTCTTTGGCTGCAATATTATTTGGACAATTTTGCCACGGTTACAGAAGCGGTCGATTCCTTTGAGAAACAACCATATCAACTGCAGATGGCCGTGGAGCCGGGCAGCGGCAAGGCGGGAACCATTCACATCGCCCTGAACGATGGGACGGGGGATTCGGCAATTTTGGAATGCATCGACGGAAAAATTGTGATTTATCACAGCCGTGAATATGTGGTGATGACCAATCAACCCACCTTTGATAAGCAATTGGAAAATCTGCGTCAGTATCGGGGTTTTGGCGGGGAAAAACGGCTGCCGGGAACCCATGAGCCAGCGGATCGATTTGTGCGCGGGGCATATTATGTAAAAAATCTTCCCCGCCCCCAAACCGACCGCGAAGCCATTGCCGCTTTATTAAGCGTGATGCGGAATGTTTCCGCTCCCTTTGGCATCGCCGATCCCGAGCGTCCCAATGTCTCTACCACGATTTGGCGCACGATTACCGATTTGGATCATCGAGTGCTCTATTTTGACAGCGTGCTTAGTCCGCAAATATTTTGGATCAGCCTGGGCAAGCTGGATTTTTCAGCCGGCCAGCCCGTGCGCAAGCTAACGGTCGTGGACAACTATGACTTGCAAGGCGAAGTGTCCGGCCAGTTTGTTCCCGCTCCCATGTTTGAATTTTTGTGCCCGGAATAA
- a CDS encoding metallophosphoesterase family protein — protein MKRALISDVHGNLEALEAVLADIRAQGIDEIFCLGDIIGYGPNPCECVDKVMKHCRITILGNHDQGALFDPDGFNKNAERAIFWTREQLESSRVNIENRSLRWEFLGELPRSHRENGFLFVHGSPRNPLNEYVFPEDVYMTKKMEKLFSLIEKTCFQGHTHVPGIFTQSLNFISPEEVNYRYPLPAEKIMVNVGSVGQPRDGDRRACYVILEDNLITFRRIDYPAEETRAKIYNIPDLDNNLGDRLLSGR, from the coding sequence GTGAAACGCGCTTTGATCAGTGACGTACATGGCAATTTAGAAGCCCTGGAGGCTGTGCTGGCGGACATTCGCGCGCAAGGAATTGACGAAATTTTTTGTCTCGGCGATATCATTGGCTATGGCCCCAATCCCTGTGAGTGCGTCGATAAGGTGATGAAGCACTGTCGGATCACCATCTTGGGAAATCATGACCAGGGGGCGTTGTTTGATCCGGATGGTTTTAACAAAAACGCCGAACGGGCGATCTTTTGGACGCGCGAGCAACTGGAATCATCCCGCGTCAATATTGAAAATCGCAGCCTTCGCTGGGAGTTTTTAGGGGAATTGCCCCGCAGTCACCGGGAAAACGGCTTTTTATTTGTGCATGGGTCGCCCCGCAATCCGTTAAATGAATACGTCTTTCCCGAAGACGTTTACATGACCAAAAAAATGGAAAAGCTCTTTTCCTTGATTGAAAAGACCTGCTTTCAGGGGCATACCCATGTGCCGGGTATCTTTACCCAAAGCCTGAATTTCATCAGCCCCGAGGAAGTGAATTACCGATACCCCCTCCCCGCCGAAAAGATCATGGTCAATGTTGGCTCGGTAGGCCAGCCGCGCGACGGAGACCGCCGGGCCTGTTATGTGATCTTAGAAGACAACCTGATCACCTTTCGTCGGATTGATTACCCTGCGGAAGAAACCCGTGCAAAAATATATAATATCCCCGATTTGGACAATAACTTGGGGGATCGGCTCCTCTCGGGCCGCTAA
- a CDS encoding YidC/Oxa1 family insertase periplasmic-domain containing protein, translated as MDRRFILFLTISFAILITSQALNRWLYPPKDPPPVKKIAKNGKNDPAKGQPAKGAEKNGPGDNPALPANPAVDDDPARAEAKPRDIVPAAWYSLGGMDEKHRLHVTLTNRGAAIERVEIPSMVNLEDHLAFGMTKAGPNGEKFFWNRAAYVGTITPTPAQPAGVTVNTVSAGTPAARAGLQVGDVIRTVKTDSLEFAIRGVVDWNHALQQIRPETVITLEILRKNMAGEPTPQTVLVNSVWSPVQVIRPEWKNHPLTVVEAGKHDPYSLNMRLAELDGQQLEEPIAEAVDNSLPPKNFKLELAGAELSQVYWQGRQVNENEVEFTTELPASRIRAIKRYRLTPAEPGKPAGYLLRVEVAFENLDNAPHVLAYQLLGPNSLTIEGWWYAFKNRISTDMWQGIGLRDMAWSFENSAARLVGSLDIVNKKALNVWKSEDEAALVYAGCDCQYFAAVLIPRRAGAAPWLARIEPALVGDVPIPDEKKLANVTALLTSNQLKLPPGQTVTHAYDLFVGPKKSELLAQVQSDPVAADAEPTSLSGLFYLGWMIFAIPASLMLWILHFFHTLIPNYGVNIVMLTILVRSCMFPLSKKQALSAQKMQEIQPEMNRLKEKYKDNREEQGKKLQELFRKHNYNPFGGCLLAFVQLPIFMGLYRALMIDPELRGAPLFGESIYWCSNLSAPDMLWNWEPYLPLFLSSPHGYLGPFLNILPLITVSLFVIQQKAILPPPTDEQSAMQQKMMKYMTILMGFLFYNVPSGLCLYFIASSCWSMVERKVIKNMTGYHPGQAAPTSEKKMAETATPGKNGQANGTTNGALGGQRKDKKKKQRDNR; from the coding sequence GTGGATCGACGGTTTATCTTATTTTTGACGATCAGTTTTGCGATCTTGATCACCAGCCAGGCGCTCAATCGGTGGCTGTATCCCCCGAAAGATCCCCCCCCCGTCAAAAAAATCGCCAAGAATGGTAAAAATGACCCCGCCAAAGGCCAACCGGCTAAGGGGGCGGAGAAAAACGGCCCCGGTGATAATCCGGCCCTGCCTGCCAATCCCGCCGTGGACGACGATCCGGCGCGGGCCGAGGCCAAGCCGCGGGACATCGTCCCCGCCGCCTGGTATAGCCTGGGTGGGATGGACGAAAAACACCGTTTGCATGTCACACTGACCAATCGGGGGGCGGCGATCGAACGGGTCGAAATTCCCAGTATGGTCAATTTAGAAGATCACTTGGCCTTTGGCATGACCAAGGCCGGCCCCAACGGCGAAAAATTCTTTTGGAATCGCGCGGCCTACGTGGGGACGATTACTCCCACTCCCGCCCAGCCCGCCGGGGTAACTGTCAACACCGTCAGCGCGGGGACGCCCGCGGCACGGGCCGGATTGCAGGTTGGCGACGTGATCCGCACGGTCAAGACCGATAGCCTGGAATTTGCCATACGCGGCGTGGTGGACTGGAATCACGCCCTGCAGCAAATCCGTCCCGAAACGGTCATCACGCTGGAGATTTTGCGCAAGAACATGGCGGGAGAGCCTACCCCGCAAACCGTGCTGGTCAATTCCGTCTGGTCCCCCGTGCAGGTCATTCGCCCTGAATGGAAAAACCATCCCTTGACCGTGGTCGAGGCGGGTAAGCACGATCCCTACTCATTAAACATGCGCCTGGCCGAATTGGACGGCCAGCAACTGGAAGAACCAATCGCCGAAGCCGTCGATAATTCCCTTCCCCCCAAGAATTTCAAGCTGGAGTTGGCGGGCGCGGAATTGAGCCAGGTCTATTGGCAAGGCCGCCAGGTCAACGAGAACGAAGTGGAATTTACCACGGAATTGCCCGCTAGCCGCATTCGGGCGATCAAACGTTATCGTTTAACCCCCGCCGAACCGGGAAAGCCCGCGGGATACCTGTTGCGGGTCGAGGTGGCGTTTGAAAATCTGGACAATGCGCCGCATGTGCTGGCCTATCAATTGCTGGGTCCCAATAGCCTTACCATCGAGGGATGGTGGTACGCGTTTAAAAATCGGATTTCGACGGACATGTGGCAGGGGATTGGGCTGCGGGACATGGCCTGGAGTTTTGAGAATTCGGCGGCCAGGCTGGTTGGCTCGTTGGATATTGTGAATAAAAAAGCGCTGAATGTCTGGAAAAGCGAGGATGAAGCCGCGCTGGTGTATGCCGGGTGCGACTGTCAGTATTTTGCCGCGGTGCTGATCCCCCGGCGGGCCGGGGCGGCCCCCTGGTTAGCGCGGATTGAACCAGCGCTCGTGGGGGATGTGCCAATCCCCGATGAAAAAAAGCTGGCCAATGTGACCGCGCTGCTGACGTCCAATCAACTTAAGCTTCCCCCCGGGCAGACCGTGACTCACGCGTATGACCTGTTTGTGGGGCCAAAAAAGTCCGAATTACTCGCCCAGGTGCAGTCCGACCCGGTGGCGGCGGATGCCGAGCCCACATCCCTTTCCGGTTTGTTTTATTTAGGCTGGATGATCTTTGCGATCCCCGCGTCGCTGATGCTTTGGATATTGCACTTTTTTCACACGCTAATTCCCAATTATGGCGTCAATATCGTGATGCTGACCATATTGGTCCGTTCGTGCATGTTTCCGCTAAGCAAAAAGCAGGCCCTCTCCGCGCAAAAGATGCAGGAAATCCAGCCCGAGATGAACCGGCTAAAGGAAAAATACAAGGACAACCGCGAAGAACAGGGAAAAAAGCTGCAAGAATTGTTTCGCAAGCACAATTACAATCCTTTTGGCGGATGCCTGCTCGCTTTTGTCCAGTTGCCGATTTTTATGGGCCTGTACCGGGCCTTGATGATTGATCCGGAGCTGCGCGGCGCGCCCCTGTTTGGTGAGTCGATCTACTGGTGCAGCAACCTGAGCGCGCCGGACATGCTGTGGAACTGGGAGCCCTATTTGCCTCTGTTCCTGTCTAGTCCGCATGGTTACCTGGGGCCATTTTTGAATATATTGCCGCTGATCACGGTGTCGCTATTTGTCATTCAACAAAAGGCGATCTTACCGCCGCCAACCGATGAGCAATCGGCCATGCAGCAAAAAATGATGAAGTACATGACGATCCTCATGGGCTTTTTATTTTATAATGTTCCTAGTGGGCTCTGCCTGTACTTTATTGCTTCCAGTTGTTGGAGCATGGTCGAACGCAAAGTGATCAAGAACATGACGGGCTATCATCCCGGCCAGGCGGCTCCGACATCTGAAAAAAAAATGGCGGAGACTGCGACCCCCGGTAAAAACGGCCAGGCCAATGGTACGACCAATGGCGCCCTGGGAGGCCAGCGAAAAGATAAAAAGAAAAAGCAACGCGATAATCGGTAG